One window of Bacillus sp. THAF10 genomic DNA carries:
- the lepB gene encoding signal peptidase I, whose amino-acid sequence MARSKNELWEWIKALAIAVILAAAIRYFFFAPIVVDGDSMMPTLYNQDRMIVNKVGYMIGEPDRFDIVVFHATEDKDYIKRIIGLPGDEIEYKDDVLYINGKAYDEPYLEEYKVQYPDGPLTENFTLEEKTGHQKVPDGHLFVLGDNRRFSKDSRHIGMIPKEEVLGKTNVVYWPLQDLRKVK is encoded by the coding sequence ATGGCACGATCTAAAAATGAGCTATGGGAATGGATAAAAGCATTAGCTATTGCTGTCATTTTAGCAGCAGCAATACGATATTTTTTCTTTGCACCAATTGTAGTCGATGGAGATTCTATGATGCCAACCCTCTATAATCAAGACAGAATGATTGTTAATAAAGTCGGTTATATGATAGGTGAACCAGACAGGTTTGATATTGTCGTATTTCATGCCACAGAGGACAAGGACTATATCAAACGAATTATTGGCCTTCCAGGTGATGAAATAGAGTATAAAGATGACGTTCTTTATATTAATGGAAAGGCATATGACGAGCCATATTTAGAAGAGTACAAAGTGCAGTATCCTGATGGTCCGTTAACAGAAAACTTTACACTTGAGGAAAAAACAGGACATCAAAAAGTGCCAGATGGACATTTATTTGTATTAGGTGATAACCGCAGATTCTCAAAGGACAGCCGTCATATTGGCATGATTCCTAAAGAAGAAGTACTCGGTAAAACCAATGTCGTTTACTGGCCGCTCCAAGATCTAAGAAAAGTAAAATAA
- the rplS gene encoding 50S ribosomal protein L19: protein MQKLIQEITQEQLKTDLPSFRPGDTVRVHVKVVEGTRERIQVFEGVVIKRRGGGISETFTVRKISYGVGVERAFPVHSPKIEGIDVVRRGKVRRAKLYYLRALRGKKARIKEIR from the coding sequence ATGCAAAAATTGATTCAAGAAATTACTCAAGAGCAGTTAAAAACTGATCTTCCTTCTTTCCGTCCTGGTGACACTGTACGTGTTCATGTTAAGGTTGTTGAGGGAACTCGTGAGCGTATCCAGGTGTTTGAAGGTGTAGTAATCAAACGTCGTGGTGGCGGAATTAGCGAAACATTCACAGTACGTAAGATTTCTTACGGGGTAGGTGTCGAGCGTGCATTCCCAGTTCACTCTCCAAAGATTGAGGGAATTGATGTAGTTCGTCGTGGTAAAGTACGTCGTGCGAAGCTTTACTATCTACGCGCATTACGTGGTAAAAAAGCACGTATTAAAGAAATCCGATAA
- the ylqF gene encoding ribosome biogenesis GTPase YlqF, producing the protein MTIQWFPGHMAKARRQVTEKLKLIDIVYELVDARIPVSSRNPMIDEIISNKPRIILLNKADMADSNITREWLDYFNVEGSTTKAIAIDSQTGKGIQKISSLSKELLREKFEKMQSRGIRPRAIRALIVGIPNVGKSTLINRLAKKNIAQTGDRPGVTKAQQWVKVGKELELLDTPGILWPKFEDQQVGYRLATTGAIKDTIINLQDIAVFALRFLTEHYPDRLKERYALDEIPTDIVDLFDAIGSKRGCMMSGGMIDYDKTAELIIREIRSEKLGKLSFERPETL; encoded by the coding sequence ATGACAATACAGTGGTTTCCCGGGCATATGGCGAAAGCCCGGAGGCAAGTAACAGAAAAACTTAAATTGATTGACATCGTTTATGAGTTAGTAGATGCAAGAATTCCTGTTTCATCAAGAAATCCAATGATAGATGAAATTATCTCAAATAAACCTAGAATTATCCTTCTTAATAAAGCGGATATGGCTGATTCCAACATCACACGTGAGTGGCTGGATTACTTTAACGTTGAGGGTTCTACTACAAAAGCAATTGCCATTGACTCACAAACTGGAAAGGGAATTCAAAAAATTTCCTCACTCTCAAAAGAACTTTTACGTGAGAAGTTTGAAAAAATGCAATCCAGAGGCATTCGTCCAAGAGCAATCAGAGCTTTAATCGTGGGAATTCCTAATGTCGGTAAATCAACACTTATCAATAGACTCGCAAAGAAAAACATCGCTCAAACCGGAGACAGACCAGGCGTGACAAAGGCGCAGCAATGGGTAAAGGTAGGCAAGGAACTGGAGTTACTCGATACCCCCGGAATACTCTGGCCGAAATTTGAAGATCAACAAGTAGGATACCGCTTAGCTACTACAGGAGCGATTAAGGATACCATAATCAACCTGCAAGACATTGCTGTTTTTGCTTTGCGATTTTTAACGGAGCATTATCCTGATAGACTAAAGGAACGCTACGCTCTCGATGAAATTCCAACAGATATTGTCGATCTTTTTGATGCAATTGGGTCAAAACGTGGCTGTATGATGAGTGGCGGAATGATTGATTATGACAAAACAGCAGAATTGATTATCAGAGAAATACGTTCTGAAAAGCTTGGTAAACTGAGCTTCGAACGTCCAGAAACCCTTTGA
- a CDS encoding ribonuclease HII codes for MREKSIKEIEAIIQELSEEDSSILNSLQKDERKGVQALLRRWEKSNIQEKAFKQQFEEMLSFERDLFDKGYRAIAGVDEVGRGPLAGPVVAAAVVLPQHFYLRGLTDSKKLSPAKRKEFYSYIKEHALSYSIGIIDSHEIDQINIYEATKRAMIQAINSLAEKPDYLLIDAMKLEITIPQTSIIKGDARSVSIAAASVLAKETRDRYMEELSTMYPGFGFERNMGYGTKEHLQALEEIGVTKEHRISFSPVKEMVRR; via the coding sequence ATGAGAGAAAAGTCGATAAAAGAAATAGAGGCAATTATACAAGAGTTATCAGAAGAAGATTCCTCCATTTTAAATAGTTTGCAAAAAGATGAGCGAAAAGGAGTCCAAGCACTACTAAGACGATGGGAAAAAAGCAACATACAAGAAAAAGCGTTTAAACAGCAATTCGAGGAAATGTTAAGCTTTGAGCGTGACCTTTTTGACAAGGGCTATCGTGCAATTGCTGGAGTGGATGAAGTTGGTCGGGGTCCTTTAGCAGGCCCGGTCGTGGCTGCTGCAGTGGTGTTACCACAACATTTTTATCTGAGGGGTTTAACAGACTCCAAAAAGCTATCTCCAGCAAAACGGAAAGAATTTTATTCCTACATAAAAGAACATGCATTAAGCTATAGTATAGGCATTATTGATTCACATGAGATAGATCAAATAAATATATACGAAGCGACGAAACGAGCGATGATACAAGCAATCAATAGCCTGGCTGAAAAACCCGATTATCTTTTAATTGATGCGATGAAACTCGAGATTACCATTCCTCAAACTTCTATTATTAAGGGAGATGCCAGAAGCGTTTCCATTGCTGCAGCGTCAGTGCTTGCAAAAGAAACTAGAGACAGATACATGGAGGAGTTAAGCACGATGTATCCGGGCTTTGGTTTTGAACGGAACATGGGATATGGGACAAAAGAGCATCTGCAAGCTTTAGAAGAAATCGGGGTGACTAAAGAACATCGAATCAGCTTTTCACCAGTAAAAGAGATGGTCCGTCGCTAA
- a CDS encoding EscU/YscU/HrcU family type III secretion system export apparatus switch protein translates to MTDEREKRIKAVALKYEQSKKSAPVVNAKGAGLIANNILREAEKNNIPIQKDEALIELLMQVELNDTIPEELYEVIAEVLAYVYSLHSEEEKNVKKGT, encoded by the coding sequence ATGACCGATGAGCGGGAGAAACGAATCAAAGCGGTAGCATTAAAATATGAGCAATCCAAAAAGTCGGCACCGGTTGTCAACGCAAAAGGGGCAGGGCTAATTGCCAATAATATTTTGCGAGAGGCCGAAAAAAATAATATTCCCATTCAAAAGGATGAAGCGCTTATCGAACTCTTAATGCAAGTAGAGTTAAATGACACGATTCCAGAGGAGTTATATGAGGTTATTGCAGAGGTATTAGCCTATGTATATAGCCTTCATTCAGAAGAAGAAAAGAATGTGAAAAAGGGCACGTGA
- the sucC gene encoding ADP-forming succinate--CoA ligase subunit beta: MNIHEYQGKEILRKYGVAVPNGRVAFTVEEAVEAAKELGTKVCVVKAQIHAGGRGKAGGVKVAKNLDEVREYANEILGKTLITHQTGPEGKEVKRLLIEEGCDIKKEYYIGLVLDRATSRVVLMASEEGGTEIEEVAEQTPEKIFKEVIDPVVGLTGFQARRVAFNINIPKELVGKAVKFMMGLYTAFVEKDCSIAEINPLVVTGDGNVMALDAKMNFDSNALYRHKDIVEYRDLEEEDAKEIEASKYDLSYISLDGNIGCMVNGAGLAMATMDIIKHYGGDPANFLDVGGGATAEKVTEAFKIILSDDNVKGIFVNIFGGIMKCDIIATGVVEAAKQVGLSVPLVVRLEGTNVDLGKQILNESGLNIVAAESMADGAQKIVSQVG, encoded by the coding sequence ATGAATATCCATGAATATCAAGGAAAAGAGATCCTCAGAAAATACGGGGTTGCTGTTCCAAACGGCCGCGTTGCCTTCACTGTGGAAGAAGCAGTAGAAGCAGCAAAAGAATTAGGAACAAAAGTTTGTGTTGTGAAAGCACAAATTCACGCTGGTGGGCGTGGTAAAGCTGGTGGTGTAAAGGTTGCGAAGAATTTGGACGAGGTTCGTGAATATGCGAACGAAATTCTTGGAAAAACGTTAATTACACACCAAACAGGTCCAGAAGGTAAGGAAGTAAAACGCTTACTTATTGAAGAAGGATGCGATATCAAAAAGGAATATTACATTGGTTTAGTTCTTGATCGTGCGACTTCTCGTGTTGTCTTAATGGCATCTGAAGAAGGCGGAACGGAAATTGAAGAAGTGGCAGAGCAAACGCCTGAAAAAATCTTCAAAGAAGTAATTGATCCTGTTGTAGGTCTTACAGGCTTCCAGGCTCGTCGTGTAGCATTTAACATCAATATCCCTAAGGAACTGGTTGGAAAAGCAGTTAAGTTCATGATGGGCCTTTATACAGCATTTGTAGAAAAGGACTGCTCTATTGCGGAAATCAACCCACTCGTTGTAACGGGTGATGGCAATGTAATGGCACTTGATGCGAAGATGAACTTTGATTCCAATGCCTTATACCGTCATAAGGATATCGTAGAGTACCGTGACCTTGAGGAAGAAGATGCAAAAGAAATCGAGGCATCTAAATATGACCTTAGCTATATCAGCTTAGATGGTAACATTGGTTGTATGGTAAACGGTGCTGGTCTTGCGATGGCAACGATGGATATCATTAAACACTACGGTGGGGACCCTGCTAACTTCCTTGATGTTGGGGGCGGTGCAACTGCTGAGAAAGTAACGGAAGCTTTCAAAATTATCCTATCCGATGATAACGTAAAAGGAATTTTCGTTAATATTTTCGGTGGAATTATGAAATGTGACATCATCGCTACTGGAGTTGTAGAAGCAGCGAAACAAGTAGGACTAAGTGTACCGCTAGTAGTTCGTCTAGAGGGTACGAACGTTGATTTAGGAAAACAAATTTTAAATGAGTCCGGTTTAAATATTGTGGCAGCAGAATCTATGGCTGATGGTGCACAAAAAATCGTATCACAAGTAGGATAA